The sequence TTTTCGCCGATGAGTGCGTTTCGACCCTCTTGGCCATGCTACGCACTGAAAAGAGTCCCTCTGTCCTCAATTCGGTCGCAGTCGCTCTGGGACATCAGGGCGACGGCCGCGCCGTTCTCCCTCTCGCGAGGCTGAAGACTCACAAGAGCAAGAGAGTGCGGCAGGGCGTCGCATTTGGCCTTTTGGGACACGAGCATCCTGCGGCCATCAGGTCGCTGTTGTTCCTAATGGACGACCAAGATGCGGGAGTAAGGAACTGGGCAACATTTGGCATTGCCAGGCAGGTCGACGCGGACAGTAAACACATTCGCGCGCATTTGTGGCGGCGGCTCTGCGACAGGAATGCCGAGGTGCGCGGCGAAGCTCTGATGGGGTTGGCAATCCGGCGCGATCCCCGAGTCGCGTCTTGCATATGCCGCGAGTTGAATCAAAAGACCGTGAGTCCTTACACGTTGAATGCAGCAGCGGAGCTTGGCGATCCCTGCCTCTTTGAAAGCCTGAAACGATCGGATGCGCGCGGCAACGTCACGACAGGAATATGGATGGAATTGAAGGTGGCCCTGCGGGCATGCCAACCGCAACGAGAATCAGTGCGAGGAGCAGGCAGCGAATAACGTTGCGTGCATCTACTCTGGCAAATGAGATCTGAGATCGCCATTTCGTTTCCTTCAGCTTCTTTTGCGCCGCGATTTCAGCGAGATTAAAAGGGGCAACGGGAAGGGGAGAAGAGCACGAGGCTGCTTTGCAGGAATGCTCGTCGAGGGGTATACTAAGTTCGGTGCTGGGAGGCGCCGCATCCGCGAAAGATGGTATCACTCCCGTTCCTCGTTAAAGACATGTAGGTGATTTCCTTTGTGGACTGATGCGGATCGTGTCCACGCCAACGCAAAGGAATACCGATCATGGCACGTCCCATTCCATCCGTCGAAGACAGCAAACGCAACGCATCTCTCCTGCTAAAAGACTTGAATTCAGGCGTTTTGTCCGTGGCCGAGGCTGCGGCAGAACGGTTGCGCCGGATTGCGCCGTTTCGCGAGCAAAGCGTCGCGCAGGTGTTGGAGGCGCGCGGCGATATCCAGCATAAGCACGCGTTGACCGTCGTGGCGCGCGAACAGGGGTACGCGGCCTGGAAGAACCTCAAAGATGCGGCGGACGTATTGTGGTGTCCACCGGGAGCGAGCGCGTTCTGGCACAACTGGTGCAAAACCTATGAAGAGGCGCGCGGATATCTCGAATCGAACGGCGGCTATTTGTTAACGGCCCACGGGCGGTGTTTCATCGCCGAACGAGGGTACATCGAGTCGTTGGGGTTGGACCCGGACGATCCACGCTGGGAGAAGGTCGGCTACGACATGAAAGAGCCGAAGGATCAGGCCGTGTTCGAGGAGTTGACGGCGGAGAGGATGCGCGTGGAGAAGCAGGGAAAAGCCTGATGGAAGCGGCGAGAGAAGTAGGGCGCGGAGGTCACGCATTTTAGATTTTGGATTTTAGATTTTGGATTGAAGATGGGAAGTGCGTGGTCAGGACGCGGGTTTATAGCTGGCAGTTGGAGTGTATGGGGGGGCGCTGCGTTTCAGGCGGTGGTTGGTGCGGCGCGGAGGATGTCCGCGATCTCGTAGCGCTCGAACTTTAACGCGAGGTCGACGGGCATCATGCCTGCGTCGTCGATGGCCCTCGGATCGGCCTTGTGTTCCAACAGGAGGCGAACTAGGCCCGCATTGGTTCCCGCGGCGGCGACGTGGAGGGGCGTCATGCCATTCGCCTGACGGGCGGCTACGTTCGCACCGTATTCGAGCAGCACGAGAGCCGGTTCGTAGTGGCCCGCAGCCGACGCCGCGTGAAGCGGCGTGTTGCCGGGCGCGAGACTGGTCGAGGCCGAAGCCGCGTCGACGAGCGCTCCCAATTCGATGAGCCGCTGCGTGGTCTCTTTGCGATTGAAGTGTGCGGCCAGATGCAGCGCAGTCCAGCCATCGCTGGAAATTGCGTCAACGGCTTTTGGGTCGCTCTTGACGATTTCTTCGATGCGGCAGGTTTGGCCCAGCGTTGCGGCTTCGTGGATGCCCATTTCCGCGCCGTTCTCGAGGAGAAGCTCGACCATCTCGAGTTGTCCGCGATAGGCAGCGACGATGAGGGGTGTTTCGCCGTGCGCGCTTCGCGTATGGACAATAGACGGATTGCGCTGAATCATGTCCAACAAGCGCGGCTTGTCACCGTTGATGATGGCTTGAAAAGGTTCTTCGATTCTGGGCACTGCGGCGCCCTCCTTCCGCCCGGAGCGGCATAGCCGAAACCAAAAGAGACTCAACCACGGATGAACTCCGATGGAGAAACCAAATAAACGGCACGGCTCTCTTGGCCGCTAGTTTCGGACACAACAACTTATAACGCATGCGGCATGAAGATCCGAGAACCCTCTAAAGACTTCTTCAGCTAGTAGTACAGAAGGCCGCCAACTATGCACAGCGCTCCTACTCGCACGACACGCGACTGTTGAACAACTTACTCCAGTAGCCGCTTGAAAACACGAGACTATTTGACGATCTTGAGGAATAGGGACCCGGAGCAGCTCCTGTTTGCACCTCATTCTGTACCAGTATGGTTGGGTGTTCGCGAATCTGCAAGTACATGAAAGAACAACGCCCCCGGCGTGAACCGGGAGCGTTGTGAGCAGGTAATGTCAACAGCGGCTACTTCGCGGGGGTTTCCGCCAGGTTGTCCACGATAGCCTTGATGAACATGGGGTGATATTTCCCGTAGGCCGCGCCCGCGGTGTTGCGGGTCATGACGATGACGAGATCGTTTTCCGGGTCGATGCGCAGCGTGGCGGCGGATGCGGCTCCGTGGCCAAACGTCTTTTTGCTGAGGCCCGCATCGGGCATCCAGACGCAGCCCATGCCCCACTCAAGGTCCGTATCGAAGCTCACGAATGGCTTGATCTTTGTGGGCAGGGCTTTCTCGTAGGTCTGTTCGCTGAAGAAGCGCATGTTACCGTACGCACCTTTGTTCAGCCACAGTTGTCCGAACTTCGCGATGTCCATGGGCACGCTGAAGGTCCGGGCACTGCCATCGACGGCGTCGGTGTGGGTGCAGCCCAATGGTCCCCAAAGATGATGCATGAAGTATTGGGGCAGGGCTTCGCCGCTGATCGTCTCGATGACCTTTCCACCGAGCGCGTAGCCGACGCCGTTGTATCCGTGACGCGTGCCAACTTCGAGGTTCGGATAGTATCCGGCAAGAACCTCTTCGAGGTCGTTCATGTCGTCGCCCCAATGGTCCATGTACATGCGCGGGGGCTGCAATCCCAGTTGGAATCCGTTCGTGTGGATGTACAGGCTGCGGACCGTGAGCGGAGTCTTTACCTCGATCCCGCGAAACGCGGGGAGGAACTTGTCCACGGGGTCTTCAAGGTTAACGAGTCCTTGATCGACCAGCGTCATCATCAAGGTGCCGGATAGGAACTTCGAGATGGAAGCCATCCAGCTTTTCGTGGTGACGGTCATCGGGTGGCCGAAACGCTGACCGTATGCTTTGTGCATGTAGACGACGCCGTGCCGGGCGAGGCATACCGCGAACGGTTCCTTGCTCTCTTCAGCCCATTGCTGGAGGACAGAATCGATTTGTTGCACCGCGTCAGGCTTCATGCCCGCTTCTTCCGGAGTACCTTCGCGCAAGACCGGCGCCGGTTCGCCTTCTTTCTGGTAGGGGCAGACGACGTTGTAGGGATAGTAGGGAGCGCCCGGATAGACTTTTTGCTTCAGGCCGACCCACCATTGGCGGTCCATCGCAAGGAAATCTTCCGCGACGCCCAGCGGGGCTGGCGCGGGCTTGGTTTCGCTGAGACCGGTTATCAAAGTGGCGGTTAGCGGATCGGTGTTGAGGTCATCGACGAGCATGGCGCGTTCATACCGGCCGATCGCCTCGGATTGCGCCTCGATGGCTTGCTCGTCGAATCCCATGCTGGGCGGGAATTCAAGGCCGCCTTTGGGCTGCATGAAGAACCACGCGAAGGTATCGTAGGAATCCGGCGCGTGATACAGCGTCACAAAACGCCGGATCGCGCGGCCTTCACGCGGATGCACGTCGACGACAGCGCCGTAACGGCCGGGCTCTTCGGCGGTCGTGACCTGGTTGTACTTGGCGTCGTAGAAAGTCGTCTCGATGCGATAGGGGCCGATAAGGGCCTCGGCCACGCGCGGATTCTCGAAGTCCACCAGCGGGAAGTAGGACCCTTTGAAGACGGGCGGTTTGAATTTCAGCGGGAGAAACATGATGCGTTGCGCACGGGTAATTGTCGCATCGGGCAGCGTGACGGACCCCGCCGCCTTCCCGCCTACATGCACGTTAAATGGTTTGTTGGCGTCGCCGGGTTGGGGCATCGGGAAATAGATGTCGGCAACGGCGAAATCGCCTTGTCCGGCTAGCGAGGCGTCGGCGACGCGGTCCCTGCCCGATTTCACGGTGACCGATTTGCCTGTGTTGGACCCAAGCGACACAACGCGCAAATGCGTGCGCGCGCTGTCATCGTATTCGCCGCGGACGCGCGTGCACTCGGGCGCGCTGGCGCATTTCGCGAGGCGGATGCGGTGCATCGCGTTCGAGTTTTCGTGTGTGCGTGTCTGCGGATACCAGACGGCCTGGAAGCGGCCTTTAGGCGCGTCGGCATCGTTGATGAAGATCTGGAAGCCCGTTTCCAGTCCGACACTTGGCGTGATTGCGAGATTCTTCCACGGAAGCAGGATTTCCAGGGTATAGCCATTTGCCGTCCTCTTGCGGACGGCCTCGTAGGTCAGTTCCGGTTTGGGTTCCATCTTGCGGAAGTCTGAAAGTTTCGCGCGTATTTCGGGGAATTCCGAAGTCACGCCAGGGCTGACAACGAGTTGGTAGAGATCCTTTGCGCCGCGCTTCGTGGCGGCAAAGACTTCCACGGAGTCTCGGTCGTACAACGCAGACTCGTCCGCGTTCTCGACAAGGGTGTCGTCCTGCACGGTTACAAGAACGAGAAGTCCGCGTTCATCCCACCCCAGGCGAAACTCGGGTTTGAGGTCGGCGAGAGGGACAAAACGTCCGTCCTTGTCGAGCATGAGTTCGACTCGGAACCCCGCAGCTTTCCAGTCGGACGGGTCGCCATCGACGGTGATACCCGATAAGGCGGGTACATCGTAAAGCGGAGTTGTTGGAGTCTCCGCGAATGCGGATAGACATAGAATCGCTAGCGAAACGGCGGATACAACCGACAGAAGGCGCATGTTTGATTCTCCTGTGACGCTGACGCGGCATCGTCACGCCATGAAAAGACAGATTCCTGAAGCACTACCCCGCCACCGTGCAGAACTGCAATACCCGTAAGAGTACTCGCACCCTTTATGAATGGTCAATGAAGAGCGCGTGTGCAGTATCTGGAATAGCCAGGATGCCCGCAGAAAGCGGATTGCCTGAGGGTTTTCGGCGACACCAGGAACAGATACGGGTGGCTCGTTCGTGCGCGCTCGTATCGGTTACAATTATCCTGGACTTGGCAGTAGTCAGTACTCAGGGGTAGTTTCCAATGGCACAAGAAGTCGCTGCATCCAACACAGAGCATCCCGCGCTGCGCGGGGCGCGTTTTATAGTTGTCGGCGTTCTGATCAATCTGGCGCTTGCAATCATCAAAGGCGTGGCAGGCATTCTGGGCAATTCGTACGCATTGATCGCCGACGCGATGGAATCTTCGCTGGATGTGTTTCAATCGATTGTGGTATGGAGTGGATTGCGCATTGCCGCGCGGCCGCCCGACAAAGACCACCCGTATGGACATGGCAAGGCCGAACCGATTGCGGCGGTGGCGGTGTCAATGGGGCTTTTGTTTGGCGCGCTCGTAATCGCCGTGCAGAGCATTCGCGAAATCGTGGCTTCCAGCACGTCGCCCGCGCCGTTTACGTTGATCGTGCTGGTGGTTGTGATAGTCGCGAAAGAGACGCTGTTTCGTGTGATGAGTGGCGTGGGCGCGGCGATTGAGAGCACGGCGGTCCGCTCGGACGCGTGGCACCACCGCAGCGATGCTATTACCTCTGCGGCGGCATTTGTAGGAATCGGGATTGCCGTGGTTGGCGGCAAGGGCTATGAGAACGCAGACGATTGGGCGGCGTTATTCGCGTGTATGATTATCGCATTCAATGGATTCCGGCTGCTGAGACCTGCCGTGGGCGAAGTAATGGACGTTGCCCCCGACCCAGCAGTAGAAGCGCAGGTGCGTGAAGTGGCGATGACCGTCGCGGGCGTGCGGTCACTTCATGTGTGCTGGGTGCGGAAGATGGGGTTTGAGTATTTTGTTGATTTGCACGTGAAGGTGGATGGCTCCATCACGGTTCACGACGGGCATGATGTGGCGCATCGCGTAAAGGACGCCGTACGATTCGTGAACCCGCGGATTCGCGATGTTCTGATTCATATCGAGCCGGAGGATTAGTCTCATTTGAGCGCTTCGACGTTACCCGAGGCAGTAGGCGGCCCTATCGTGCGCATAGCGGGGTTGACTGTGCGTTACGGGGCGCGTGTTGCGCTCAACGACTTCTCGCTGACGGTCGACGATGGGGTCGTGGGTTTGCTGGGTCCGAACGGCGCGGGCAAGAGCACGTTGTTGAAGACGTTGCTGGGGTTCTGCAAAGCCGCATCGGGTTCGGCGCAGGTGTTTGGAATGCCGGTTGAGCGCGACCCTTTGGAAATCCGGCGCCGTGTGGGCTATATGCCGGAGCGCGATGTGTCGTCTCCAAAGCTGAGCGCCGTTTCGTTTGTAGCCTACTGCGGATGCCTCGCGGGGATGGCGTATAAGGACGCGCTGCAGCGGACGCACGAAGTGCTCAACTACGTCGGCTTTGGCGAAGAGCGGTATCGCCGCATGGAGACGTATTCAACGGGTATGCGGCAGCGCGCCAAACTTGCGCAGGCCCTCGTGCACGATCCTGAGTTGCTCTTTTTGGATGAACCCACCAATGGACTCGATCCCATCGGCCGCATCGCGATGCTGGAACTGATACGCGAGGTGGCAAGAACCCGTCGCATGGCAGTTTTACTGTCGTCCCACCTGTTGCCGGACGTGGAACATGTCTGTCAGCGCGTCGCGCTTCTCGACCAGGGCAAACTGATTCGCGAAGGAGACATCGCGGCGCTGACGCAGTTTAAATCGCGGTTGTGGCGGGTGCGCGTCAAGGAACGCGGCGAATCGTTTGCCGCCGTGTTGCGGGCGTCCGGGTTTACGACGGAACGCGAAGAGGACGGCGCGTTGCTGGTGCATCAGCCCGAGGGAGCCGCGCCGGCGGATGTGTTTCGCGCGGCGCGCGACCACGAAATCCAGATCCGCCACTTTGAGCCGGTCCGGCATCGGCTCGAAGAGGCGTTTCTATTGGCAGTGTCCGGGGGCGGCTGACGTGCCGATCTACGAACAAACCTATAAACCCTGGGAGCGCAGCGGCACGGCGCGGAGCCGGTGGTGGACCGTGGCCGCCCACGAGTTGCGCGTAGCGCGCGCGACACCGCTCTTCCGGCGGCTGCTGTTGCTGTCGCTGTTGCCGTTCATGTTGTACGTGTTTGTGCTGATGGTCGTTGACTTGATGACGGCGAATCCCAGCCAGTTGCTTCGCACGGCGATACAGGAAATCCGTATCACCAACGTGGATGCGCTGTTCTTTCGGTTGTACATTTCGCTGACGTTGCCGTTTGTCTTTCTCTTTTGTCTGTATATTGGCGGAGGTTCGATCTGTAACGACTATCGCAATAACTTGCTTGAAGTGTATTTCGCGAAACCGCTCACGCGGCTGGAGTACTTTTTTGGCAAGTTGGCAGCGGTCTGCTGCGTGCCGTTATTGTTGTCGGCGGGACTGTCGTGGGTGCTGATTGCGATTCACGTACTGCTGTCGCCCACGGCGGGACTTGTGTTTCTGCGCGAGAACTACTGGGTGCCTTTCGCGTGTCTGGCGTATGCGACTTCCGTGATTATCCCCTATTCGCTGTTGATCATGGCGTGTTCCTCGATGACCAAGTCAGCGACAGGGGCCTCCATTGTGGCGTGCGCGTTGCTGTTCGTAAACAGCGCCGTGGGGAACGCGTTGGGCGAGATACTGCGCCGCCCCAATATCCGTTGTCTCAGCCTGACGCGGTGCATGCTGCACCTGAGCGACGAATTGTTCGGCGGGCGCTCGCGCATTACGGTGCACTGGAGCGTCGTTGTGACGGTCATGGCCGTCTTCTGCGCGATTTGCGCATGGATCGCGTACCGGCGTATTCGCGCGGTGGAGGTGGGATGATGTCCACATCCATATCGTTCGCGGGGGTGTCGGTCTGGTTCGGGGAAGTAGTGGCCTTGAACAAGGTTTCGCTCGAAGTCCAACCGGGTATTACCGGGCTGCTGGGGCCGAATGGAGCGGGCAAATCCACGTTCATGAGTCTGTGTACCGCGCAGCTTCGCCCGGGTCAAGGGGAAGTGTCCGTATTGGGGCAGCCGGTATGGTGCAATTATCCGCTGCTGCGCCGCGTGGGCTATTGTCCGGACCGCGAGAACTACTATGACGACATGACGGGCTTCGAATTCGTCTACTGGCTGACGCGGTGCGCGGGGCTTTTTCCCAAGGAAGCGCGACGCGCAGCCACGGCAGCCCTGGAGCGCGTCTCCATGACGGACCGCATGCACGACCGTATCTCAACGTACAGCCGGGGCATGCGTCAGCGCGTGAAACTGGCGCAGAGTTTTGCGCATGAACCGGACATTCTGTTCCTCGACGAACCGATGACGGGGCTCGACCCGGTTGGCCGCCTGGCCATTTTCGATCTGATTCGCGAATTGGGCAAGGGCGGCAAGACTGTTGTGGTCGCGAGCCATATCATGTACGAAATCGAGAACGTTACATCGAACATCATTCTGTTGAATCAAGGGAAGGTGCTGGCGGTTGGCGACGTGCACGACGTGCGCGCGCTTATCGACGCGCATCCCCACAGCGTTTCGGTTCGATGCCGCGATCCGCGCGCGTTGGCGACGCGCATCATTGGATTGCCCAGCCTTGTCACTATCGAGTTCGACGACGAGGTGTCCGGCCTGACCGTGCGCACACGCGACCCGAATACGTTCTACGCGCACCTTACCGGTCTGCTCGCGGAGAAGGAGCTTGGCGTCGAGAGCGTGCACGCCCCCGACGACAACCTCCAATCCGTGTTCGAGTACCTTGTGCCATGAACGAAGACAAGCGGATTCCCAGCGGCCATTTCTGGAACGTGTTTGCGGCGGTGGCCGCATTCACGACGTATCTTTTCGCGCGGCGCAAGCGCACTTGGCTGATGGCCGGGCTCATGCTTGTTCCGATGACACTGCCTTTTCTCGCCGCGTGGCTCGATACATCCGCGATGCGGATGGGGCCGCGATTGCTGGTGGCCCTCGTAGAGTATCTATATCTGTTCACGCTGGCCCCTCTGACCGCGCTGTTCTTTGCGGGAACGTTGCTGAGCGAAGAAGTCGAGGGCCATACCTTCCCGTTGTTGTTGTCGCGTCCCGCGCCGCGGGGAGCCATCGTGCTCGGCAAGTTCGCGGCCTATTTCCTGGTGTCATTCGCGTTGCTTGCGCCCGCCACGGCGGCATTCATGGGCGCGGGCGCCTATGCGTTGCGCGTGGCCGATCCGGCGGCGGCGTTCGCGTTGCTTCCCCGGTACCTGACGTTGATTGCGATGGCGCTGCTTTCGTATGGCGCGCTGTGCCTGTTTGTGAGCACGATTGCGTCGCGCCCCGTCATCGTGTCCGCGATCTTCCTGTTCGGATGGGAGAAAGCGGTCGTCGCCATACCCGGATACGCGGACTTTCTGACGTTCGAGAAATACATCCGGCGGCTCACGCCGGATGTGCCGTTCAAGCGCCTGGAATTGGGCAAACTGGAGTTGCCGGTGGAGTTGTTGCGAAGTGTGTATCCCGTCGGGGCGGGAGCTTCGCTGGTGGTACTGGTGGGGGTGACGCTGGTGCTGCTGGCGCTGGCGTGTACGGCCGTGCGAAAGCGGCAATACGCCGCGCACGGCGACGGCACGTAGGAAGACCCGCAAGCTGAGACGGATTGCGAACGGAGGGGTAACGTGGGGGCGCAGGTCGTAGCCGATGTCGTCTACGGACACAAAGATGGTCTCGCGCTGACGCTGGATGTATACGCGCCGGATGTTGAGGCGAATGGCGCGGGAGTCCTGTTTGTCGTGAGTTCGGGTTGGGTGTCGGAGTGGCAACCGCCCGAAGTGATGGCGGCGTGGTTCGAGCGACTGCTGAAGAGAGGCTTTACCGTCTTCGCGGTGAGGCATGGGAGTTGTCCGCGGTACTCGGTGACCGATGCGCTGGCCGATGTGCGGCGCGCGGCGCGGTTCGTTCGGCTGCACGCCGGCGAGTACGGTGTGGACCCTGGCCGAATTGGCGCGACAAGCTACAGTGCGGGCGC comes from Candidatus Hydrogenedentota bacterium and encodes:
- a CDS encoding HEAT repeat domain-containing protein, whose amino-acid sequence is MVKNRKEIAGKGIPASRVAALIAQALDAKDPERWEIVCELHRAGSRSVLDHAVGLCGGRTTNERCLGADLLGQLGVPKRVFADECVSTLLAMLRTEKSPSVLNSVAVALGHQGDGRAVLPLARLKTHKSKRVRQGVAFGLLGHEHPAAIRSLLFLMDDQDAGVRNWATFGIARQVDADSKHIRAHLWRRLCDRNAEVRGEALMGLAIRRDPRVASCICRELNQKTVSPYTLNAAAELGDPCLFESLKRSDARGNVTTGIWMELKVALRACQPQRESVRGAGSE
- a CDS encoding ankyrin repeat domain-containing protein; its protein translation is MPRIEEPFQAIINGDKPRLLDMIQRNPSIVHTRSAHGETPLIVAAYRGQLEMVELLLENGAEMGIHEAATLGQTCRIEEIVKSDPKAVDAISSDGWTALHLAAHFNRKETTQRLIELGALVDAASASTSLAPGNTPLHAASAAGHYEPALVLLEYGANVAARQANGMTPLHVAAAGTNAGLVRLLLEHKADPRAIDDAGMMPVDLALKFERYEIADILRAAPTTA
- a CDS encoding serine hydrolase; the protein is MRLLSVVSAVSLAILCLSAFAETPTTPLYDVPALSGITVDGDPSDWKAAGFRVELMLDKDGRFVPLADLKPEFRLGWDERGLLVLVTVQDDTLVENADESALYDRDSVEVFAATKRGAKDLYQLVVSPGVTSEFPEIRAKLSDFRKMEPKPELTYEAVRKRTANGYTLEILLPWKNLAITPSVGLETGFQIFINDADAPKGRFQAVWYPQTRTHENSNAMHRIRLAKCASAPECTRVRGEYDDSARTHLRVVSLGSNTGKSVTVKSGRDRVADASLAGQGDFAVADIYFPMPQPGDANKPFNVHVGGKAAGSVTLPDATITRAQRIMFLPLKFKPPVFKGSYFPLVDFENPRVAEALIGPYRIETTFYDAKYNQVTTAEEPGRYGAVVDVHPREGRAIRRFVTLYHAPDSYDTFAWFFMQPKGGLEFPPSMGFDEQAIEAQSEAIGRYERAMLVDDLNTDPLTATLITGLSETKPAPAPLGVAEDFLAMDRQWWVGLKQKVYPGAPYYPYNVVCPYQKEGEPAPVLREGTPEEAGMKPDAVQQIDSVLQQWAEESKEPFAVCLARHGVVYMHKAYGQRFGHPMTVTTKSWMASISKFLSGTLMMTLVDQGLVNLEDPVDKFLPAFRGIEVKTPLTVRSLYIHTNGFQLGLQPPRMYMDHWGDDMNDLEEVLAGYYPNLEVGTRHGYNGVGYALGGKVIETISGEALPQYFMHHLWGPLGCTHTDAVDGSARTFSVPMDIAKFGQLWLNKGAYGNMRFFSEQTYEKALPTKIKPFVSFDTDLEWGMGCVWMPDAGLSKKTFGHGAASAATLRIDPENDLVIVMTRNTAGAAYGKYHPMFIKAIVDNLAETPAK
- a CDS encoding cation diffusion facilitator family transporter, giving the protein MAQEVAASNTEHPALRGARFIVVGVLINLALAIIKGVAGILGNSYALIADAMESSLDVFQSIVVWSGLRIAARPPDKDHPYGHGKAEPIAAVAVSMGLLFGALVIAVQSIREIVASSTSPAPFTLIVLVVVIVAKETLFRVMSGVGAAIESTAVRSDAWHHRSDAITSAAAFVGIGIAVVGGKGYENADDWAALFACMIIAFNGFRLLRPAVGEVMDVAPDPAVEAQVREVAMTVAGVRSLHVCWVRKMGFEYFVDLHVKVDGSITVHDGHDVAHRVKDAVRFVNPRIRDVLIHIEPED
- a CDS encoding ABC transporter ATP-binding protein, which gives rise to MSASTLPEAVGGPIVRIAGLTVRYGARVALNDFSLTVDDGVVGLLGPNGAGKSTLLKTLLGFCKAASGSAQVFGMPVERDPLEIRRRVGYMPERDVSSPKLSAVSFVAYCGCLAGMAYKDALQRTHEVLNYVGFGEERYRRMETYSTGMRQRAKLAQALVHDPELLFLDEPTNGLDPIGRIAMLELIREVARTRRMAVLLSSHLLPDVEHVCQRVALLDQGKLIREGDIAALTQFKSRLWRVRVKERGESFAAVLRASGFTTEREEDGALLVHQPEGAAPADVFRAARDHEIQIRHFEPVRHRLEEAFLLAVSGGG
- a CDS encoding ABC transporter permease; amino-acid sequence: MPIYEQTYKPWERSGTARSRWWTVAAHELRVARATPLFRRLLLLSLLPFMLYVFVLMVVDLMTANPSQLLRTAIQEIRITNVDALFFRLYISLTLPFVFLFCLYIGGGSICNDYRNNLLEVYFAKPLTRLEYFFGKLAAVCCVPLLLSAGLSWVLIAIHVLLSPTAGLVFLRENYWVPFACLAYATSVIIPYSLLIMACSSMTKSATGASIVACALLFVNSAVGNALGEILRRPNIRCLSLTRCMLHLSDELFGGRSRITVHWSVVVTVMAVFCAICAWIAYRRIRAVEVG
- a CDS encoding ABC transporter ATP-binding protein; the protein is MMSTSISFAGVSVWFGEVVALNKVSLEVQPGITGLLGPNGAGKSTFMSLCTAQLRPGQGEVSVLGQPVWCNYPLLRRVGYCPDRENYYDDMTGFEFVYWLTRCAGLFPKEARRAATAALERVSMTDRMHDRISTYSRGMRQRVKLAQSFAHEPDILFLDEPMTGLDPVGRLAIFDLIRELGKGGKTVVVASHIMYEIENVTSNIILLNQGKVLAVGDVHDVRALIDAHPHSVSVRCRDPRALATRIIGLPSLVTIEFDDEVSGLTVRTRDPNTFYAHLTGLLAEKELGVESVHAPDDNLQSVFEYLVP
- a CDS encoding ABC transporter permease, encoding MNEDKRIPSGHFWNVFAAVAAFTTYLFARRKRTWLMAGLMLVPMTLPFLAAWLDTSAMRMGPRLLVALVEYLYLFTLAPLTALFFAGTLLSEEVEGHTFPLLLSRPAPRGAIVLGKFAAYFLVSFALLAPATAAFMGAGAYALRVADPAAAFALLPRYLTLIAMALLSYGALCLFVSTIASRPVIVSAIFLFGWEKAVVAIPGYADFLTFEKYIRRLTPDVPFKRLELGKLELPVELLRSVYPVGAGASLVVLVGVTLVLLALACTAVRKRQYAAHGDGT